GGGCTGATGGTCAAGCAGTAACCGGCGGCAACATCTTGGTTCGCCAACGCGGAACCAAAATCCACCCGGGCACGAACGTGGGCATCGGTAAAGATGACACACTGTTCGCACTTGTGGACGGCGTAGTGAAGTTCGAACGTTGGGGACGCGACCGCAAAAAAGTGAGCGTGTATCCGGTGGATGTCGCTCCGGTAGCAGCGGCACTGGAAGCGTAAGCTTACGGAACCTATGAAGATGAGAAGCCTCCGGCATCAGTGCCGGGGGCTTTTTTTGAAATTGTTTCGGGGTCCCGCAAAGTACCTAGGTAAGCATCGAAGCTTAAGCCTCACTTTGTGGAGGGATTCTGGTGATTGCGGAGAAAGCCTGTGTTATACTGGGAAATGGTGAATATGAAGCAAGATAAGCAGTGCTTACATTGGAATCAATTTTGCGAACCAAGGGACGGGGAGAAAGAATGAAATCCTGGAAAAGTAAGGTCTGGGCAGTCATGTTATCCGCAGTGTTTCCTTTAGGTCTCGTGTATTGGCAAACCTCCCTTTTCACATGCCTGCTGCTCGGAGTCTGGGTAGCGGGAGTGCTTGCATTCAGCTTTGTTTACAACCGGCGTCAATATGAAGAGGAACTGCGTATACAGGAGAACACTCTGCAGCAGGCGGCAAACCGGACACTGAATCATCATCGTCATGACTGGATGAATGATCTGCAGGTGCTTTACGGATATATCCAGCTGGGCAAGCCTGATAAATCCGTACAATGTGTGGAAAGAATAAAGGAGCGTATTGCGCTCGATAGCCGTATTGCCAAATTGGGAGTACCTTCCCTGGTGTTCTATCTGCAATCCTTCCGTACGTTCAGAAGCAGTCTGGAGCTGGACATACAGGTGGAGGAAGGGCTCCAGCTGGAGGACAAGCTGAGTCCTGAGGCAGGGGCTGAGCTGACTTCGGTCATTATGCAGACGGTCAGGGCGTACCAGTACAGCGGAATAACACAGCATGGAGACACGCGGAAGCTTGAGCTCAGCTTTTCACAGGAGGGAAGGGACATTCTAATCTCTTTCAAAGGTGAGGGAGAGCAAGGTAATCCCGAACTGCTTCAGGGGCAAATTTATAATATAGTACAAGGAAAAATCATGAAGGCGGAGCAGGTTCAGCCTGCCAAGGGTTATTTGGAGCTGCGGTTACCGCTGGAGATGTAAGGAAGGTGAACATTTATGTTCGTAGATAAGGCTAAGGTTTATGTAAAAGGCGGAGACGGCGGAGATGGTCTCGTAGCGTTTCGCCGTGAGAAGTATGTACCGGATGGCGGTCCTGCCGGCGGAGATGGCGGCCGCGGGGGAGATGTAATCTTCCGCGTGGATGAAGGCTTACGGACCTTGATGGATTTCCGTTATCAGCGGCACTTCAAAGCGGATCGGGGAGTTAAGGGACGCAACAAGAGTCAGCACGGGGCCAACGCCGAGCATATGATCGTGCGGATTCC
The sequence above is a segment of the Paenibacillus sp. FSL R7-0204 genome. Coding sequences within it:
- the rpmA gene encoding 50S ribosomal protein L27 → MLKLDLQLFASKKGVGSTKNGRDSHSKRLGVKRADGQAVTGGNILVRQRGTKIHPGTNVGIGKDDTLFALVDGVVKFERWGRDRKKVSVYPVDVAPVAAALEA
- a CDS encoding Spo0B domain-containing protein, translated to MKSWKSKVWAVMLSAVFPLGLVYWQTSLFTCLLLGVWVAGVLAFSFVYNRRQYEEELRIQENTLQQAANRTLNHHRHDWMNDLQVLYGYIQLGKPDKSVQCVERIKERIALDSRIAKLGVPSLVFYLQSFRTFRSSLELDIQVEEGLQLEDKLSPEAGAELTSVIMQTVRAYQYSGITQHGDTRKLELSFSQEGRDILISFKGEGEQGNPELLQGQIYNIVQGKIMKAEQVQPAKGYLELRLPLEM